In bacterium, the following proteins share a genomic window:
- a CDS encoding carboxypeptidase regulatory-like domain-containing protein has product MRGRLPLILAILLCSTSLALAQNTRMMLEISPSHTPAGPLTVKPGEQIQFTAKAYEFTAAGRQEVQIGQLSWSLDPQAFGSIDGNGLLTAAAQNGAPRGVVTATATVNNVTLTADVAIVLGLGASTHTFSGNVSDVNGPIQDAEVSVMSVGMLPFLVTGKTDAHGDYSVDVPAGSYIVYAEAYGYIPEYHDDALTRDKATTYVTDPNVTTIDDIDFVLSTGGSISGTVYDAATNAPIEGAIVFAGPDGNRIPPNGSTAGFHARTDAQGHYEIKGLVDDDYIVMAMEQNYVQQYYDGETDPANADPVTIANAGTASGIDFGLNERQPDPVYTISGTVYDNNSNPIEGATIFAEMQSGPMLRWLSARSAVDGSYSIDVPAGTFIVHAMMQGLVTEYYDNVADASQATSLTLDANNTAETGIDFTLGEGGVITGTVKDANGNPIEGAAMSAFGDPNHRTPSGSNAGAFSRTDANGEYRITGLATGDWYVQAVKDGYVMEYYDDETDLTLATKVSVIDGQTTSGINFGLDMLPGIDGTVTDAATGAPIEHALIVLDGPNSRAFAYTDANGNYHLATHPGTFMVHCSATGYGAEWYDDVTDIAQATAVTVTQSGSVTGIDFALDKFGGSITGVVKDAAGNGIQDAIVRAWSNVRITPAGNVPHNFGTARTAADGSYVIDGLPPADYIVRAEAQHYLPEYYDDAADMSNATSVTVSNQTVSGIDFALDAGGSISGTITDEDTGDPLPHAVVFVRGSNMRFERAARTDANGDYTIEGLRSDSYIVFAAGPGHLGEFYDDATSPSTATPVTVSAPSAVTGIDMALATSPVGPRIFRGYVFARGNSSVPQYVLVEAINPVNGMRLTTTTNIQGHFEFQAWENAIIRTRAIGYVGQYAGGTMNWKESRWEGATGSMTFMLDPVSETGMAEVSGVVTDASTGNALADAWIYGMDAEGNVFFTVTGGDGSYLMQNTTNGSLDVMVSEVLFDNSGQQTTVDDASGKANIAAQRSSVTAVDDSPSLPATVRLYQNYPNPFNPSTTLRFDLPERTDVTLRVYNLLGREIATLAEGMHDAGSYSVNFDATGLPSGLYFARLKSGEVLQTRRMTLMK; this is encoded by the coding sequence ATGAGAGGAAGATTACCACTCATCCTCGCAATTCTGCTGTGTTCGACTTCTCTGGCTCTGGCTCAGAATACGCGTATGATGCTGGAGATCAGTCCGTCCCACACACCTGCGGGACCCCTGACGGTCAAGCCGGGCGAACAGATTCAGTTCACCGCCAAGGCTTACGAGTTCACGGCGGCGGGACGCCAGGAGGTACAGATCGGGCAGCTCAGCTGGAGCCTGGATCCCCAGGCATTCGGCAGTATTGACGGCAACGGTCTTCTCACCGCCGCAGCGCAGAACGGCGCGCCCCGCGGTGTCGTCACTGCAACGGCCACGGTAAATAATGTCACACTGACTGCCGATGTTGCAATTGTCCTCGGACTCGGGGCCTCGACGCATACATTCTCCGGCAACGTCAGCGACGTTAACGGACCGATACAGGACGCCGAAGTGTCGGTGATGAGTGTCGGCATGCTTCCCTTCCTCGTAACGGGGAAAACCGACGCGCACGGCGATTACAGCGTGGACGTTCCCGCAGGCAGTTATATCGTCTACGCCGAGGCGTACGGGTACATCCCTGAGTACCATGACGATGCCCTGACCCGTGACAAGGCAACAACGTATGTGACGGATCCCAACGTAACGACTATCGATGATATCGACTTCGTCCTGAGCACAGGCGGCAGTATTTCCGGTACGGTCTACGACGCCGCCACGAACGCGCCGATCGAAGGCGCCATCGTGTTTGCGGGTCCCGACGGGAACCGCATTCCGCCCAATGGCAGCACTGCCGGATTCCATGCCCGTACCGATGCACAGGGGCACTATGAAATCAAGGGCCTGGTGGATGACGACTATATCGTCATGGCGATGGAACAGAATTACGTCCAGCAGTACTACGATGGCGAAACGGATCCCGCGAATGCAGATCCCGTCACCATCGCAAATGCCGGTACGGCCTCGGGCATCGATTTCGGACTGAATGAGCGTCAGCCGGATCCTGTCTACACCATCTCCGGAACGGTGTACGACAATAACAGCAATCCCATCGAAGGCGCCACGATCTTTGCTGAAATGCAAAGCGGTCCGATGCTTCGCTGGCTCTCCGCGCGCAGTGCGGTGGACGGCAGCTACAGCATCGACGTGCCCGCAGGCACCTTTATCGTGCATGCCATGATGCAGGGACTCGTGACCGAGTATTACGACAACGTCGCGGATGCCTCCCAGGCAACTTCCCTCACTCTCGATGCGAACAACACGGCCGAAACGGGTATCGATTTCACGCTGGGTGAAGGCGGTGTGATTACCGGTACCGTGAAAGATGCCAACGGCAATCCCATCGAAGGCGCTGCGATGAGCGCGTTCGGCGATCCGAATCATCGTACGCCATCCGGAAGCAACGCAGGTGCGTTCAGCCGGACCGACGCGAACGGCGAGTATCGCATCACCGGACTGGCCACGGGCGACTGGTATGTGCAGGCTGTCAAAGACGGCTATGTCATGGAATACTATGATGACGAGACGGACCTGACACTCGCCACCAAGGTTTCGGTCATCGACGGTCAAACCACCAGTGGTATCAATTTCGGGCTGGATATGCTCCCGGGCATCGATGGCACGGTCACCGACGCTGCGACCGGTGCTCCGATTGAGCATGCACTGATCGTGCTCGACGGACCCAATTCCCGCGCATTTGCGTACACCGACGCCAATGGCAACTACCACCTTGCCACGCATCCTGGCACGTTCATGGTCCATTGCAGCGCCACGGGTTATGGTGCCGAATGGTATGATGATGTCACCGATATCGCCCAGGCCACAGCCGTCACCGTCACGCAGAGCGGCTCTGTCACCGGCATCGATTTCGCACTCGACAAGTTCGGTGGCTCGATTACCGGTGTGGTGAAAGACGCCGCAGGCAACGGAATTCAGGACGCCATTGTGCGCGCCTGGTCCAACGTCCGCATTACGCCCGCCGGAAATGTGCCGCACAATTTCGGCACTGCACGTACGGCAGCAGATGGCAGCTATGTCATCGATGGACTCCCCCCTGCAGATTACATCGTCCGCGCAGAGGCGCAGCACTATCTTCCAGAGTACTATGACGATGCAGCCGATATGAGCAATGCCACCTCCGTAACGGTCAGCAACCAGACCGTGTCGGGCATTGACTTTGCACTCGACGCTGGCGGAAGTATCAGTGGCACAATCACGGATGAAGACACCGGCGATCCCCTCCCCCATGCCGTCGTCTTCGTACGCGGCAGCAACATGCGCTTTGAACGCGCGGCCCGCACGGATGCCAATGGTGATTACACGATTGAAGGACTCCGTTCCGACAGTTACATCGTCTTCGCGGCCGGACCCGGTCATCTCGGTGAATTCTATGATGACGCAACCAGTCCCAGCACTGCGACCCCTGTCACGGTCAGCGCTCCTTCAGCAGTGACCGGCATCGACATGGCCCTGGCGACTTCACCTGTTGGTCCGCGAATCTTCCGCGGTTACGTCTTCGCGCGGGGCAACAGCTCGGTACCGCAGTACGTGCTCGTCGAAGCCATCAACCCCGTCAACGGCATGCGTCTGACCACGACCACCAACATCCAGGGGCATTTTGAATTCCAGGCCTGGGAAAACGCCATCATCCGTACCCGCGCGATCGGGTATGTCGGACAGTATGCCGGCGGTACCATGAACTGGAAGGAAAGCCGCTGGGAAGGTGCAACAGGCAGCATGACCTTCATGCTCGACCCTGTGTCCGAAACCGGTATGGCTGAGGTCAGCGGTGTCGTCACCGATGCCTCGACCGGCAATGCGCTGGCCGATGCATGGATCTATGGCATGGATGCCGAAGGTAATGTCTTCTTCACCGTCACTGGCGGCGATGGCAGCTACCTGATGCAGAACACGACCAACGGAAGCCTTGATGTCATGGTTTCGGAAGTGCTGTTCGACAATTCCGGTCAGCAGACAACAGTGGACGATGCGAGCGGCAAGGCAAACATCGCCGCGCAGCGCAGCTCCGTCACTGCAGTGGACGATAGTCCTTCCCTGCCTGCCACGGTGCGCCTGTATCAGAACTATCCGAACCCCTTCAATCCTTCGACCACCCTGCGCTTCGATCTCCCGGAACGTACCGATGTCACGCTACGCGTGTACAACCTTCTCGGACGCGAAATCGCAACGCTGGCCGAGGGCATGCATGACGCAGGAAGCTACTCCGTCAACTTCGATGCGACGGGACTTCCGTCCGGTCTCTACTTCGCCCGTCTCAAGAGCGGCGAGGTGCTCCAGACCAGACGCATGACGTTGATGAAATAA
- the msrA gene encoding peptide-methionine (S)-S-oxide reductase MsrA: MRNTAMQNTEDLPTADDGIQQEASGIKDTATFGGGCFWCIEAIFEQLDGVESVTAGYAGGSVPNPTYQAVCSGETGHAEVAQIVFDTGLISYAELLEMFWQAHDPTTLNRQGADVGTQYRSAIFYNDEEQHEIAEKSKKAAQEYFDDPIVTEIAPLDRFWPAENYHQDYYRNNRRAPYCQAVIAPKLRKLKLDD, encoded by the coding sequence ATGAGGAATACAGCTATGCAGAATACAGAGGATCTGCCGACTGCAGACGACGGAATACAGCAGGAGGCGAGTGGTATCAAGGATACGGCGACCTTCGGCGGTGGCTGTTTCTGGTGCATTGAGGCAATTTTCGAGCAGCTCGACGGAGTGGAGTCCGTCACTGCCGGGTACGCCGGGGGCTCGGTGCCGAATCCCACGTATCAGGCGGTGTGCAGCGGGGAAACCGGTCATGCCGAGGTGGCGCAGATCGTGTTCGATACCGGACTGATCAGCTATGCCGAACTGCTGGAAATGTTCTGGCAGGCACACGATCCTACAACGCTGAACCGCCAGGGTGCGGATGTCGGAACACAATACCGCTCTGCCATATTCTACAATGATGAAGAGCAGCATGAAATCGCGGAAAAATCGAAAAAAGCTGCGCAGGAGTATTTCGACGATCCCATCGTGACGGAAATAGCGCCGCTCGACCGTTTCTGGCCGGCGGAGAATTATCACCAGGATTACTACCGCAACAACCGGCGCGCACCGTATTGCCAGGCGGTCATCGCCCCGAAACTGCGCAAGCTGAAACTCGATGATTGA
- a CDS encoding rubrerythrin family protein: MASTKDHLQEAFAGESQANQKYRAFAKKAEKDGYPNIARLFRTTAEAERIHAEGHFGSLEGIGTTADNLKAAIGGETFEFETMYPPMLEQAESEGHRAKTMFKYALTAEAVHAKLYSLALEAAEQGKDLEVTEFYLCPVCGHIEFGTAPDNCPTCGLKGEKFVQV, from the coding sequence ATGGCCAGCACAAAAGATCATCTGCAGGAAGCATTCGCAGGCGAGAGCCAGGCGAATCAGAAATACCGTGCATTCGCAAAGAAAGCCGAGAAAGACGGGTATCCGAATATCGCCCGCTTGTTCCGTACGACAGCGGAAGCGGAGCGCATCCATGCCGAAGGACATTTCGGTTCGCTCGAGGGCATCGGCACGACAGCCGACAACCTCAAGGCAGCCATCGGTGGCGAGACGTTTGAATTTGAGACCATGTATCCCCCGATGCTCGAGCAGGCTGAGAGCGAGGGACATCGCGCGAAGACCATGTTCAAGTATGCGCTGACGGCAGAGGCCGTGCATGCGAAACTGTATTCGCTGGCGCTGGAAGCCGCGGAGCAGGGAAAAGATCTCGAAGTCACAGAGTTCTACCTCTGTCCCGTCTGCGGACACATCGAATTCGGTACCGCACCGGATAATTGTCCCACCTGCGGACTGAAAGGCGAGAAGTTCGTCCAGGTCTGA
- a CDS encoding Crp/Fnr family transcriptional regulator: MQPDIPLLAQASEAVHSSFEKHAILQSIPAGTELSREGDACHHFPIVKTGMIRVFKLSRQGHEVTLYRIREGESCILTLTCLMKTSMFPAHAVVEEDSEVWLVPADVFRDWTAREDFWRDYVIGYLSRTLNNVIGLVDDMLFRRVELRLLDALLEQTSDAQPVLTITHQELANEVGSAREVVSRHLKEFERDGLLSLARGEIRILDRREMKKRNELL, from the coding sequence ATGCAGCCTGATATTCCACTCCTGGCCCAGGCTTCCGAAGCCGTACATTCATCCTTCGAGAAGCATGCCATTCTCCAGAGCATCCCTGCAGGAACAGAACTCAGCCGCGAGGGGGACGCCTGCCATCATTTTCCCATCGTCAAGACGGGAATGATTCGCGTGTTCAAACTCAGCAGGCAGGGACACGAAGTCACACTCTATCGCATACGCGAAGGTGAGAGTTGTATTCTCACGCTGACCTGTTTGATGAAAACCTCCATGTTTCCCGCGCATGCCGTCGTGGAGGAGGACAGTGAGGTCTGGCTGGTGCCGGCAGATGTGTTCCGCGACTGGACGGCACGGGAGGATTTCTGGCGCGATTACGTGATCGGCTATCTGAGCAGGACGTTGAATAATGTGATAGGACTCGTTGACGACATGCTGTTTCGCCGCGTCGAACTTCGCTTGCTCGATGCGCTGCTCGAACAGACCAGTGATGCGCAGCCCGTACTCACCATCACGCATCAGGAACTTGCCAATGAAGTAGGCAGTGCGCGTGAAGTTGTCAGCCGGCATCTCAAGGAATTCGAACGTGATGGATTGCTGTCACTTGCGCGAGGAGAAATCCGCATTCTCGATCGCAGGGAAATGAAGAAAAGAAATGAGCTTTTGTGA
- a CDS encoding MFS transporter, translated as MPFSRNPMQHSPAFRRRRVFNWLPLGLTYAFLYMARYNLTVSKNALGPLMSKEAFGIIFAAGTITYAFSFLINGPLTDRIGGKKAILIGATGSAIMNGVMGLLVLGILEWGWTLNLTLAFSVTYAMNMYFQSYGAVAIVKVNSSWFHVRERGVFGGIFGILISLGLYFAFDWSQAIVNWTEAANPHHPQYWLVFFVPAVILLFWVLMDIAVLRDTPGQAGFEDFDTGDASSGEEDAPFVLKDILRRIFTNPVIITVGMIELCTGVLRNGVMHWFPIYANEQIAAVSQVSSWEFWLNNWGLMLMIAGATGGMLAGWMSDHLFGSRRAPVAGILYSVLLLAVIGMVFALYGHPHVLGILVFVISIAVIGTHGMLSGTATMDFGGRKAAATAVGLIDGLVYLGTGIQSLSLGYITSSNWQYWPIFLIPFAIAGILLTIRIWHAIPTKKKA; from the coding sequence ATGCCGTTTTCCCGAAATCCGATGCAGCACAGTCCCGCTTTCCGCCGAAGGCGCGTTTTCAACTGGCTGCCGCTTGGGCTCACGTATGCTTTTCTTTATATGGCCCGGTACAATCTTACCGTGTCGAAAAATGCCCTTGGTCCCCTCATGTCGAAAGAGGCGTTCGGCATTATTTTCGCCGCGGGAACGATCACCTACGCGTTTTCTTTCCTGATCAATGGTCCCCTCACTGATCGTATCGGGGGGAAAAAAGCGATACTTATCGGTGCCACAGGTTCCGCCATCATGAACGGCGTCATGGGCTTGCTGGTTCTGGGCATACTCGAGTGGGGATGGACGCTGAACCTGACACTGGCGTTCTCCGTCACCTATGCCATGAACATGTATTTCCAGAGTTACGGCGCCGTGGCCATCGTGAAAGTGAATTCCTCATGGTTTCATGTGCGCGAACGCGGCGTGTTCGGTGGGATATTCGGCATCCTGATTTCGCTGGGACTGTATTTCGCCTTCGACTGGAGTCAGGCCATCGTCAACTGGACGGAAGCCGCAAATCCGCATCACCCGCAATACTGGCTGGTGTTTTTCGTCCCCGCCGTGATCCTGCTGTTCTGGGTACTGATGGATATTGCTGTCCTGCGCGATACTCCCGGACAGGCGGGATTTGAAGACTTCGACACGGGCGATGCATCCAGCGGAGAAGAAGACGCGCCGTTCGTACTCAAGGATATTCTGCGCCGCATCTTCACGAATCCTGTCATCATAACCGTCGGCATGATCGAACTGTGTACAGGGGTACTGCGCAATGGCGTCATGCACTGGTTCCCGATTTACGCGAATGAGCAGATCGCTGCCGTATCGCAGGTCTCCTCCTGGGAGTTCTGGCTCAACAACTGGGGACTCATGCTGATGATTGCAGGTGCGACCGGCGGCATGCTCGCGGGCTGGATGTCTGACCACCTTTTCGGTTCCCGCCGCGCACCCGTCGCGGGTATTCTCTACAGTGTACTTCTGCTCGCTGTCATCGGTATGGTGTTCGCCCTGTACGGACACCCGCATGTACTCGGCATCCTGGTCTTTGTCATCTCAATCGCCGTGATCGGAACACATGGCATGCTGAGCGGCACTGCGACTATGGATTTCGGTGGACGCAAGGCAGCGGCCACCGCTGTGGGTTTGATTGACGGACTCGTGTATCTCGGCACGGGCATCCAATCACTCTCTCTCGGCTACATCACCAGCAGCAACTGGCAGTACTGGCCCATTTTCCTCATCCCATTCGCCATCGCCGGCATCCTGCTCACAATACGGATTTGGCATGCCATCCCGACGAAGAAAAAGGCCTGA
- a CDS encoding CHASE domain-containing protein produces MLRYTYRELTTFSLVMLLMMWAFYLLDSVHTRWVEGRVRAHVAEQLVQRGVRLSNTLNGKISLLYGMRSFVEIDPSEARLEREFPYIAATLRGNSGGIRCLQLVHDGVISHVWPEEGNEAVIGYDLLADPRPSVPRTIRKAMASDGVTFNGPLELKQGGRGLIARLPIQKNGETWGLAAVVIDLEQLMLEAEVTSRLGSMLVSVRDPDKNIFYGDPEVFKSAPAVQRIPLIDGFWELAAVPSIGWSASVSDQVNAFRIAGGIIILLLLSLFVVSTRNKYVLSRLVESRTGELRTLNTELQQEIDARKRTEKDLITARDKAEHSERLKDAFISSMSHEIRTPLHVILGYVELLRAPDEEIGHDKDAYIDSMRNAGGRLMRTVEEVLHISSLRAGTFQLSREDIDIVRKTKDVMQNYHQAASDRGLGLVFRSRLLRANVHADRYCVDQILHNLLDNAIKYTEKGNVEVSIDGNSNSCTLQVKDSGIGISEEYLKHAFDVFSQEQIGYSRPYEGIGLGLALTREYIQLHGGEIDVHSEKGVGSVFTVTLPATATTQHAIPEEEWKKSRPTVEAPSLRLIRDAANVA; encoded by the coding sequence ATGCTTCGCTACACATATCGAGAACTCACAACTTTTTCGCTCGTCATGCTGCTCATGATGTGGGCGTTTTACCTGCTCGATTCCGTGCATACACGCTGGGTCGAAGGCAGGGTGCGCGCGCATGTCGCCGAGCAGCTGGTGCAGCGCGGCGTAAGGCTCAGCAACACGCTGAACGGCAAGATTTCCCTGCTGTACGGCATGCGAAGTTTCGTGGAAATTGATCCTTCCGAGGCTCGTCTCGAGAGGGAATTCCCGTATATCGCGGCCACGTTGCGCGGAAATTCAGGTGGCATCCGCTGCCTGCAGCTCGTGCACGATGGCGTCATCAGCCATGTCTGGCCGGAAGAAGGCAACGAAGCCGTGATTGGTTACGATCTGCTTGCCGATCCGCGTCCCTCGGTTCCCCGTACCATTCGCAAAGCCATGGCCTCGGACGGTGTTACCTTCAACGGTCCCCTCGAACTCAAGCAGGGAGGCCGCGGGCTCATCGCACGTCTGCCTATTCAGAAGAATGGAGAGACCTGGGGACTGGCTGCAGTGGTGATTGATCTTGAGCAGCTCATGCTGGAAGCGGAGGTTACATCCCGGCTCGGGAGTATGCTCGTATCAGTACGTGATCCGGACAAAAACATTTTTTACGGCGACCCCGAAGTTTTTAAATCCGCTCCTGCCGTGCAGCGCATTCCACTCATAGATGGATTCTGGGAACTCGCTGCGGTGCCTTCTATCGGCTGGTCTGCTTCCGTCAGCGATCAGGTCAATGCCTTCCGCATTGCGGGAGGAATCATCATTCTGCTCCTGCTCAGCCTCTTCGTCGTCTCGACGCGCAACAAATACGTGCTCAGTCGCCTTGTCGAGAGCCGGACGGGGGAACTGCGCACTCTCAACACCGAGCTGCAGCAGGAAATCGATGCGCGCAAACGCACCGAGAAGGACCTTATCACCGCCCGCGACAAGGCGGAACATTCGGAACGACTCAAGGATGCCTTCATCAGCAGTATGTCGCATGAAATTCGCACGCCGCTGCATGTCATTCTGGGGTATGTCGAACTGCTGCGGGCGCCGGATGAAGAAATCGGGCATGATAAGGATGCCTACATCGACAGCATGCGCAATGCCGGTGGCAGATTGATGCGGACCGTGGAGGAAGTGCTGCATATCTCCAGTCTCCGTGCCGGCACCTTCCAGCTGAGCAGGGAGGACATTGATATCGTTCGCAAAACGAAAGATGTCATGCAGAATTATCATCAGGCAGCCTCAGACCGTGGACTGGGACTGGTATTCCGTTCACGACTCTTGCGTGCAAACGTACATGCCGACAGGTACTGCGTTGACCAGATACTGCACAACCTGCTTGACAATGCCATCAAATACACCGAAAAAGGCAATGTCGAAGTTTCCATTGACGGAAACAGCAATTCCTGTACCCTGCAGGTGAAAGATTCCGGTATCGGGATTTCCGAGGAATATCTGAAACACGCATTCGACGTGTTTTCCCAGGAACAGATTGGTTATTCGCGTCCCTATGAAGGTATCGGACTGGGACTGGCGCTGACGAGAGAATACATCCAGCTCCACGGCGGTGAAATCGACGTACACAGCGAAAAAGGCGTCGGATCAGTGTTCACCGTTACGCTTCCTGCGACGGCAACAACACAGCATGCCATTCCGGAAGAGGAATGGAAGAAAAGCCGTCCCACGGTCGAAGCGCCCTCACTCAGACTCATCCGGGATGCTGCCAATGTGGCCTGA
- a CDS encoding TonB-dependent receptor, which yields MQYSHAFVARVRKRTSTIIILLALLIPAALHSQQQVTGTVRGELNNEIQPVEGAHVYWAGTRSGTVTDRKGRFQLQYSESPGTSLIVSHVQFRADTLVVPNPGEITITLTQARSAGEVEITATAPDTYIAPLTQKTEVITSDELEHAACCDLAGCFGTTATVQAEAVDIVTDTKQLSMLGLDGRYTQVLVDDVPQMVSGLNARFGVSFLPGPFIDRIYVSKGANSVIQGSDAFSGQVNVMLHESDGERPLLFNAFTNSFLEQQYNAYVMRSMDRWSGMLAVQGIRRGVRRDRNGDGFMDAPLTDRFSLFTKWMYENDGALLMRSGLKYTWEDRLGGSMDFEQERDLGGGRRYSQLIQNRRIEFYNRTEFPLGEQQALKLHLAGSRHQQQAWYGTTLFDAIEHSGYADIAYSSTWTDDQVLLAGASWQYSNLDASIDLGSNPHGKSYAGNHDDLISSPGIFVENASSFFEDRLGIVAGARVDYHRLDGAVLTPRAMLRYNLDEETTVRASAGTAYRNARPFLEHPAAFASWRDIVIEGDPRRERAVNFGANLTHMYTTGEIRGTLSLDAYRTVFSRQVVAEYDDDPSLVVFRNIDGTSAADNILLEATAEIAAATCRLAYTYSDNYEEINGETRRIPFTTLHRVLGVLHLSTEDESWQGTLTLEWHGEQTLPSTIASLPLTPGPTAAVPEPSRSFSLVHLHAQHRWDWLDIYVGVENLLDFRQQSPILNAQRPFERGFETAFVWGPVRGREVYAGIRTRVNVF from the coding sequence ATGCAGTATTCTCACGCATTCGTGGCACGGGTGCGCAAACGCACTTCGACCATCATCATTTTACTTGCACTGCTCATCCCGGCAGCTCTTCATTCCCAGCAGCAGGTTACCGGTACCGTACGGGGTGAGCTGAATAATGAGATTCAGCCGGTCGAGGGAGCACATGTCTACTGGGCAGGGACAAGGAGCGGCACGGTCACCGACCGGAAGGGGCGGTTTCAGCTGCAATACTCTGAATCCCCGGGCACCTCGCTGATCGTCAGCCACGTGCAGTTCAGAGCCGACACCCTCGTGGTGCCGAACCCGGGAGAAATCACCATCACACTTACGCAGGCCAGGAGTGCCGGGGAAGTCGAAATCACCGCTACTGCGCCGGACACCTACATTGCTCCTTTGACGCAGAAAACGGAAGTCATCACCTCTGACGAACTCGAACATGCCGCCTGCTGCGACCTGGCGGGCTGTTTCGGGACGACTGCAACCGTGCAGGCAGAGGCGGTGGATATTGTCACGGACACAAAACAGCTGAGTATGCTGGGACTCGATGGCAGATACACCCAGGTCCTCGTTGACGATGTGCCGCAGATGGTAAGCGGACTCAATGCGCGCTTCGGTGTCAGTTTCCTGCCCGGTCCGTTCATCGACAGGATATACGTAAGCAAGGGAGCGAATTCCGTCATCCAGGGCAGCGACGCCTTCTCAGGTCAGGTCAATGTCATGTTGCATGAAAGTGACGGCGAACGTCCGCTGCTGTTCAACGCATTCACCAACAGCTTTCTCGAGCAGCAATACAACGCCTATGTCATGCGCAGCATGGATCGATGGAGCGGCATGCTCGCCGTGCAGGGAATCCGGCGCGGAGTACGACGCGATCGCAATGGTGACGGGTTCATGGACGCCCCTCTTACGGATCGATTTTCGCTGTTTACGAAATGGATGTATGAGAATGACGGTGCTCTGCTGATGCGCAGCGGACTGAAATACACCTGGGAGGACCGTCTGGGTGGATCGATGGATTTTGAGCAGGAACGTGATCTGGGTGGCGGCAGACGATATAGCCAGTTGATTCAGAATCGCAGAATCGAATTCTACAACCGCACTGAGTTTCCCCTCGGTGAGCAGCAGGCGCTCAAGCTGCATCTCGCAGGCAGCCGACATCAACAGCAGGCATGGTATGGTACAACCCTTTTCGATGCAATCGAACACAGCGGATATGCAGATATTGCATATTCCAGTACCTGGACCGACGACCAGGTCCTGCTCGCCGGCGCATCCTGGCAGTATTCCAATCTCGATGCCAGCATTGATCTCGGCAGCAACCCCCACGGCAAGAGCTACGCCGGAAACCATGATGATCTGATCAGTTCGCCGGGTATTTTCGTGGAGAATGCATCTTCCTTCTTTGAAGACAGGCTGGGAATTGTCGCCGGAGCCAGGGTCGACTACCACCGCCTCGACGGCGCAGTTCTGACGCCCCGTGCCATGCTGCGCTACAACCTCGATGAGGAGACAACAGTGCGGGCATCGGCCGGAACCGCCTATCGCAATGCGCGTCCCTTCCTCGAACACCCCGCAGCCTTCGCCAGCTGGCGTGATATCGTCATAGAAGGCGATCCTCGTCGTGAGCGCGCGGTCAATTTCGGGGCAAATCTCACACATATGTACACAACAGGCGAAATTCGTGGAACGCTCTCACTGGATGCCTACCGCACGGTCTTTTCGCGGCAGGTTGTCGCGGAATATGACGATGATCCATCGTTGGTGGTGTTTCGCAATATCGATGGGACCTCGGCAGCCGACAATATTCTGTTGGAAGCAACAGCTGAAATCGCAGCCGCTACCTGCCGTCTTGCATATACCTACTCCGACAATTACGAAGAAATCAACGGTGAAACACGGCGCATTCCGTTCACTACCCTGCATCGCGTTCTCGGGGTTCTCCACCTCTCCACCGAAGATGAGAGCTGGCAGGGCACTCTGACGCTCGAATGGCATGGAGAACAGACACTCCCTTCGACAATTGCGTCGCTGCCCCTCACTCCCGGTCCCACCGCTGCTGTACCGGAACCGAGCCGGAGTTTCTCACTCGTGCATCTGCATGCGCAACATCGTTGGGATTGGCTCGATATTTACGTTGGTGTGGAGAATCTGCTGGATTTCAGACAACAGTCCCCCATCCTGAACGCACAGCGTCCCTTCGAACGCGGCTTTGAGACCGCATTCGTGTGGGGTCCTGTCCGCGGGAGGGAGGTCTATGCGGGAATCAGGACGCGCGTAAACGTGTTTTGA